A window from Oceanithermus desulfurans encodes these proteins:
- a CDS encoding O-acetylhomoserine aminocarboxypropyltransferase/cysteine synthase family protein: MPEYRYATLALHAGYTPEPGGPRQVPVAQSTSFVFESAEHAARLFALEEAGPIYTRIGNPTVAVLEDRLAALEGGAAGLAVASGHAAQFLALTAVLQAGDNLVSLPGLYGGTVNQFKVTLARLGIETRFTSPEARPEEFLALTDDKTRVWYLESLSNPALSIPDFDAVAEAAAEAGVAVFVDNTFGMGGYLFRPLEHGAAAVLHSVTKWIGGHGAAIAGALVDGGRFDWANGRYPLLSSPQSSYHGLVPTEAFAPAVLATAARVGGLRDVGPALSPHDAYLLLLGVETLALRAERHVQNTLELAHWLRARPEVAWVNYPGLEDHPSHARAQRYFGGRPGAVLTFGLRGGYDAAVRLLGRLELVSHLANVGDTRTLIIHPASTTHAQLAPEALEAAGVAPEMLRLSVGLEDPDDLKADLAAALEG, from the coding sequence ATGCCCGAGTACCGGTACGCAACCCTAGCGCTGCACGCAGGCTACACCCCCGAGCCCGGAGGCCCCCGGCAGGTTCCGGTGGCCCAGTCCACCAGCTTCGTCTTCGAAAGCGCCGAACACGCCGCCCGGCTGTTCGCGCTCGAGGAGGCGGGACCCATCTACACCCGCATCGGCAACCCCACGGTGGCCGTACTGGAGGACCGGCTTGCCGCCCTCGAGGGAGGCGCGGCGGGGCTGGCCGTGGCCTCGGGGCACGCCGCGCAGTTCCTGGCGCTCACCGCCGTGCTGCAGGCGGGCGACAACCTGGTGAGCCTGCCCGGCCTCTACGGGGGCACGGTCAACCAGTTCAAGGTCACCCTCGCCCGCCTGGGCATCGAGACCCGCTTCACCAGCCCCGAGGCGCGGCCCGAGGAGTTCCTGGCGCTGACCGACGACAAGACGCGGGTCTGGTACCTGGAAAGCCTTTCCAACCCCGCGCTTTCCATCCCCGACTTCGACGCCGTCGCCGAGGCCGCCGCGGAGGCGGGGGTGGCCGTCTTCGTGGACAACACCTTCGGGATGGGCGGCTACCTCTTCCGGCCGCTGGAGCACGGCGCGGCGGCGGTGCTGCACTCGGTCACCAAGTGGATCGGCGGGCACGGGGCGGCGATCGCCGGGGCGCTCGTCGACGGCGGCCGCTTCGACTGGGCGAACGGGCGCTACCCGCTCCTATCCAGCCCCCAGTCCAGCTACCACGGCTTGGTGCCCACCGAGGCCTTCGCGCCGGCGGTGCTGGCCACCGCGGCGCGGGTGGGGGGGTTGCGCGACGTGGGCCCGGCGCTCAGCCCCCACGACGCCTACCTGCTCCTGCTGGGGGTGGAGACCCTGGCGCTGCGCGCCGAGCGGCACGTGCAGAACACCCTCGAGCTGGCGCACTGGCTGCGGGCGCGGCCCGAGGTGGCCTGGGTCAACTACCCGGGCCTCGAGGACCACCCCAGCCACGCGCGCGCCCAGCGCTACTTCGGCGGCCGCCCGGGGGCGGTGCTCACCTTCGGCCTCCGCGGCGGTTACGACGCGGCGGTGCGCCTGCTGGGCCGGCTCGAGCTCGTCAGCCACCTGGCCAACGTGGGGGACACCCGCACCCTGATCATCCACCCCGCCTCCACCACCCACGCCCAGCTCGCGCCCGAGGCGCTGGAGGCCGCCGGGGTGGCGCCGGAGATGCTGCGCCTCAGCGTCGGCCTCGAAGACCCGGACGACCTCAAGGCCGACCTGGCGGCGGCGCTGGAGGGGTAG
- a CDS encoding ABC transporter ATP-binding protein, with the protein MSEFALELNHITKRYPLVLANDHISLGVKWGEVLALVGENGAGKSTLMKIVYGLVRPDEGEIFVDGKRVEIHDPSDAIALGIGMVHQHFMLVDTLSVLDNVILGMEPKSGPAIDYTAARKRVVELIEELGFDLDPDAIIEDLPVGAQQRVEILKTLYRDAKILILDEPTAVLTPQEVEELFKFLREFAEKGHAIILITHKLDEVMQVSDRVTVIRDGKVVGTVNTPETSVAELARMMVGREVILTVQKKPAEPGEVVLEAEDLRVEGAGHRPRLDGVSFQVHAGEVVGIAGVEGNGQTELVEVITGLRPFKGTLRYNGEAVHPSARKVREWGVSHIPEERNDRGLILEFPTRYNIILGDHYREPYAGFLGFFNDGVINAYAEQVVERFDVRPRSIHLIGRRYSGGNAQKIIVGRELARNPKLLVAAQPTRGVDIGAIEFIHQNIIEARDQGMAVLLVSADLNEVMSLSDRILVMYEGRIVGEVRPDEVTEEQIGLLMAGLEAAV; encoded by the coding sequence GTGAGCGAATTCGCGTTGGAGCTGAACCACATCACCAAGCGCTACCCGCTGGTGCTGGCCAACGACCACATCAGCCTCGGGGTCAAGTGGGGCGAGGTGCTGGCGCTCGTGGGCGAGAACGGCGCGGGCAAGTCCACGCTGATGAAGATCGTCTACGGGCTGGTCCGCCCCGACGAGGGCGAGATCTTCGTCGACGGGAAGCGCGTCGAGATCCACGACCCTTCGGACGCCATCGCCCTGGGGATCGGCATGGTGCACCAGCACTTCATGCTCGTGGACACCCTCTCCGTGCTCGACAACGTCATCCTGGGCATGGAGCCCAAGTCCGGCCCCGCCATCGACTACACCGCCGCCCGCAAGCGCGTGGTGGAGCTGATCGAGGAGCTCGGCTTCGACCTCGACCCCGACGCGATCATCGAAGACCTGCCGGTGGGCGCGCAGCAGCGCGTCGAGATCCTCAAGACCCTCTACCGCGACGCCAAGATCCTCATCCTCGACGAGCCCACCGCGGTGCTGACCCCGCAGGAGGTGGAGGAGCTGTTCAAGTTCCTGCGCGAGTTCGCCGAGAAGGGCCATGCGATCATCCTCATCACCCACAAGCTCGACGAGGTGATGCAGGTCTCCGACCGGGTGACCGTGATCCGCGACGGCAAGGTGGTGGGTACGGTGAACACCCCCGAGACCAGCGTGGCCGAGCTGGCGCGCATGATGGTGGGTCGCGAGGTCATCCTCACCGTGCAGAAGAAACCCGCCGAGCCCGGGGAGGTGGTGCTCGAGGCCGAAGACCTGCGGGTCGAGGGGGCGGGCCACCGCCCGCGCCTGGACGGGGTCTCCTTCCAGGTGCACGCTGGCGAGGTGGTAGGGATCGCCGGCGTGGAGGGCAACGGCCAGACCGAGCTGGTCGAGGTGATCACCGGCCTGCGCCCCTTCAAGGGCACGCTACGCTACAACGGCGAGGCCGTGCACCCCAGCGCCCGCAAGGTGCGCGAGTGGGGCGTGAGCCACATCCCCGAGGAGCGCAACGACCGCGGCCTGATCCTCGAGTTCCCCACCCGCTACAACATCATCCTCGGCGACCACTACCGCGAGCCCTACGCCGGCTTCCTGGGCTTCTTCAACGACGGGGTGATCAACGCCTACGCCGAGCAGGTCGTCGAGCGCTTCGACGTGCGGCCGCGCAGCATCCACCTGATCGGCCGCCGCTACTCGGGCGGCAACGCCCAGAAGATCATCGTGGGGCGCGAGCTGGCGCGCAACCCCAAGCTGCTGGTGGCGGCGCAGCCGACGCGCGGCGTCGACATCGGCGCCATCGAGTTCATCCACCAGAACATCATCGAGGCCCGCGACCAGGGCATGGCGGTCCTCCTCGTCTCGGCCGACCTCAACGAGGTGATGAGCCTCTCCGACCGCATCCTGGTGATGTACGAGGGCCGGATCGTCGGCGAGGTGCGTCCGGACGAGGTCACCGAAGAACAGATCGGTCTGCTGATGGCCGGTCTGGAAGCGG
- a CDS encoding DUF5693 family protein: MKKLLHLLLLLALLPSLAALYARWQVERPGPVVLTLDGQAVREEARLRGLDLDALLDRYRDLGVRGLGVYELRTQDWVERGKALYADGNLLRLIHPGGGFEPGWFYLSPRDPEELERIAKAWTLPQHRVAWLDRVWIGFPKDVLTMPLGPDRGFILERYRKGNYIVYRPYNDRLRSWPPPLPEPVQAVVFAGEEVLGYPDRLSQTAELVTAPVGFVEGAQQKGLLQIARDHPTLRVFSLPADWQLKLSPEAAAEKYLLAARERGHQILYFRPWPDPEKTERFIERVEQGLAASGIALGEPLPRTLEPPAYARLAWVGVLAGLGLLALAFPQPLGVLLALGLLLGGFVYAGAAAGPLLAALVFASLGFVRYRRGLTAWLAALGYALVGAVYLAALGSNTQTITGLVPFKGVLLTLAVPPLLVALAGWPKDRDLRRLIAEAWEHRVRLGEVALALAAVVALAVVLLRRGNTEWVPGLELQLRALLQDWMVRPRFKEIFGHAVAVLALTQPWPRWVHAGLLAFAALAEASILNTFSHYHSPLFVSLARTLNGAVVGLVLGLALAAGVWAVRRWWSR, encoded by the coding sequence GTGAAGAAGCTCCTGCACCTGCTGTTGCTGCTCGCCCTGCTGCCCTCGCTGGCGGCGCTTTACGCCCGCTGGCAGGTGGAGCGGCCGGGGCCGGTGGTGCTCACCCTCGACGGCCAGGCGGTGCGCGAGGAGGCACGGCTGCGCGGCCTCGACCTGGACGCCCTGCTCGACCGCTACCGCGACCTGGGGGTACGCGGCCTGGGCGTCTATGAGCTGCGCACCCAGGACTGGGTCGAGCGCGGCAAGGCGCTCTACGCCGACGGCAACCTGCTCAGGCTCATCCACCCGGGCGGCGGCTTCGAGCCCGGGTGGTTCTACCTCTCGCCGCGGGACCCGGAGGAGCTCGAGCGCATCGCGAAGGCCTGGACGCTGCCGCAGCACCGCGTCGCCTGGCTCGACCGGGTCTGGATCGGTTTCCCCAAGGACGTGCTCACGATGCCCCTGGGGCCGGACCGCGGCTTCATCCTCGAGCGCTACCGCAAGGGCAACTACATCGTCTACCGCCCCTACAACGACCGCCTGCGCAGCTGGCCGCCGCCGCTGCCCGAACCGGTGCAGGCCGTCGTCTTCGCCGGCGAGGAGGTGCTCGGCTACCCCGACCGCCTGAGCCAGACGGCGGAGCTGGTCACCGCCCCGGTGGGCTTCGTCGAAGGCGCGCAGCAGAAAGGGCTGCTGCAGATCGCGCGCGACCATCCGACGCTGCGCGTCTTCAGCCTGCCCGCCGACTGGCAGCTCAAGCTCAGCCCCGAGGCCGCCGCCGAAAAGTACCTGCTGGCGGCGCGCGAACGCGGGCACCAGATCCTCTACTTCCGCCCCTGGCCCGACCCCGAAAAGACCGAGCGCTTCATCGAGCGCGTCGAGCAAGGGCTGGCGGCGAGCGGAATCGCGCTGGGCGAGCCGCTGCCGCGCACCCTGGAACCCCCGGCCTACGCCCGGCTCGCCTGGGTGGGCGTGTTGGCGGGGCTGGGGCTGCTGGCCCTCGCCTTCCCCCAGCCGCTCGGGGTGCTGCTGGCGCTGGGCCTGCTGCTGGGCGGCTTCGTCTACGCCGGGGCGGCGGCGGGACCGCTGCTCGCGGCGCTCGTCTTCGCCTCGCTGGGCTTCGTACGCTACCGCCGGGGCCTGACGGCCTGGCTGGCGGCGCTGGGCTACGCCCTCGTCGGGGCGGTCTATCTGGCGGCGCTGGGCTCGAACACCCAGACGATTACCGGCCTGGTGCCCTTCAAGGGGGTGCTGCTCACGCTGGCGGTGCCGCCGCTGCTGGTGGCCCTGGCGGGTTGGCCCAAAGACCGCGACCTGCGCCGGCTGATCGCCGAGGCCTGGGAGCACCGGGTGCGGCTCGGCGAGGTGGCGCTGGCGCTGGCGGCGGTCGTGGCCCTCGCCGTGGTGCTGCTCCGCCGCGGCAACACCGAGTGGGTGCCGGGGCTCGAACTGCAGCTGCGGGCGCTGCTGCAGGACTGGATGGTGCGCCCCCGGTTCAAGGAAATCTTCGGCCACGCCGTCGCGGTGCTGGCGCTGACCCAGCCCTGGCCCCGCTGGGTGCACGCGGGCCTGCTCGCCTTCGCGGCGCTGGCCGAGGCCTCGATCCTCAACACCTTCAGCCACTACCACTCGCCGCTCTTCGTCTCGCTGGCGCGGACGCTGAACGGCGCGGTGGTGGGGCTGGTCCTCGGGCTCGCGCTGGCCGCGGGCGTCTGGGCGGTGCGCCGATGGTGGTCGCGCTAA
- the udk gene encoding uridine kinase, translating to MERFVIGIAGGTGSGKTTVTRRVIEVVGKDRVALLQMDNYYKNQDHLTFEERTRINYDHPDAFDMPLLIDHLSRLVRGEPVESPLYSFVEHTRARETRPVGPAPVVVLEGILALYDAELRRRMHLKVFVDADPDVRFIRRLRRDVDERGRSPESVIEQYLNFVRPMHIAFVEPSKRFADVIIPHGGHNEPALEMLTSRIHRILGAA from the coding sequence ATGGAACGATTCGTCATCGGCATCGCGGGCGGCACCGGCAGCGGCAAGACGACGGTCACCCGCCGGGTGATCGAGGTGGTGGGCAAGGACCGGGTGGCCCTGCTGCAAATGGACAACTACTACAAGAACCAGGACCACCTGACCTTCGAGGAACGCACCCGGATCAACTACGACCACCCCGACGCCTTCGACATGCCCCTGCTGATCGACCACCTGAGCCGGCTGGTGCGCGGCGAGCCCGTCGAGAGCCCGCTCTACTCGTTCGTCGAGCACACCCGCGCCCGCGAGACCCGGCCCGTGGGCCCGGCGCCCGTCGTGGTGCTCGAGGGCATCCTCGCCCTCTACGACGCCGAGCTGCGCCGCCGCATGCACCTCAAGGTCTTCGTCGACGCCGACCCCGACGTGCGCTTCATCCGCCGTCTGCGCCGCGACGTGGACGAGCGCGGGCGCAGCCCCGAATCGGTGATCGAGCAGTACCTCAACTTCGTCCGCCCCATGCACATCGCCTTCGTGGAACCCAGCAAGCGCTTTGCGGACGTGATCATCCCCCACGGCGGGCACAACGAGCCGGCGCTCGAGATGCTGACGAGCCGGATCCATCGCATCCTGGGGGCCGCGTGA
- a CDS encoding SCO family protein, with product MQRNLILVLLLLAALGTAWALWPRTAPLQLSGTVLKNPRPAPEFRLESASGPVSLADYRGKVVLVFFGYANCPDVCPLTLNHLAHIYRKLGEPEQLQVLAISIDPARDTPVAMDRYAKMFHPSFVGLSGPPKVIAKVAAGFFIYVRSDASGYIDHTSTVTLIDPEGRIRVLYGQQLVEDETAMLRDLRAILERKGRF from the coding sequence ATGCAGCGGAACCTGATTCTCGTCCTTCTGCTCCTCGCCGCCCTGGGCACCGCCTGGGCGCTCTGGCCGCGCACGGCGCCGCTCCAGCTCTCGGGTACCGTCCTCAAGAACCCCAGACCCGCCCCCGAGTTCCGCCTCGAGAGCGCCTCGGGGCCCGTGAGCCTCGCCGACTACCGCGGCAAGGTGGTGCTCGTCTTCTTCGGCTACGCCAACTGCCCCGACGTCTGCCCCCTGACGCTCAACCACCTGGCCCACATCTACCGCAAGCTGGGGGAACCCGAGCAGCTGCAGGTGCTGGCCATCAGCATCGACCCGGCGCGCGACACCCCCGTGGCGATGGACCGTTACGCCAAGATGTTCCACCCCAGCTTCGTCGGCCTTTCGGGGCCGCCCAAGGTCATCGCCAAGGTCGCCGCGGGGTTCTTCATCTACGTCCGCAGCGACGCCTCCGGGTACATCGACCACACCTCGACGGTGACGCTGATCGACCCCGAGGGGCGCATCCGCGTCCTCTACGGTCAGCAGCTCGTCGAGGACGAGACCGCGATGCTGCGCGACCTGCGCGCCATCCTGGAGCGGAAGGGCCGGTTCTAG
- a CDS encoding homoserine O-acetyltransferase family protein: protein MATLVYEEIGEHEALALLPEPAAGELRPRPRRARLGRFALEGGGSLPALELRYETYGTLSPARDNAVVVFHALTGSAHAAGVYEAETLASLSPYERAFGARGWWNEVVGPGRALDTGRYFVISANVPGSCYGSSGPHQDPGFPQLSLRDMVRAQARLLDHLGVPTARVVGGSMGGMLALEFALEFPKRTQALAVFAAPARQGPWARAWQHLQREAARRGDLALGRALSMLSYRHPAGFDQRWADDPVQAERYLDHQGAKFTRRFSAASYALLTRAMDAHDVGRGRGGLGAALARLSAPAVFVGIDSDLLYPAAEVRRTAAAARSEYAEITSAHGHDGFLIESDQVSRILRAFGF from the coding sequence GTGGCCACGCTCGTCTACGAGGAGATCGGGGAGCACGAGGCGCTGGCGCTGCTGCCAGAGCCGGCCGCGGGCGAGCTCCGCCCGCGGCCCAGGCGCGCGCGCCTGGGCCGGTTCGCTCTCGAAGGCGGCGGGTCGCTGCCCGCGCTGGAGCTGCGCTACGAGACCTACGGCACCCTCAGCCCCGCCCGCGACAACGCGGTGGTGGTCTTCCACGCGCTCACCGGTTCGGCCCACGCCGCCGGCGTCTACGAAGCCGAGACCCTGGCCTCCCTCTCGCCCTACGAACGGGCGTTCGGGGCGCGGGGCTGGTGGAACGAGGTGGTGGGGCCGGGGCGGGCGCTCGACACCGGCCGCTACTTCGTGATCAGCGCCAACGTCCCGGGGAGCTGCTACGGCTCGAGCGGACCCCACCAGGACCCCGGCTTTCCCCAGCTCTCACTGCGCGACATGGTGCGCGCCCAGGCGCGGCTGCTCGACCACCTGGGCGTGCCCACGGCGCGCGTGGTCGGCGGCAGCATGGGCGGCATGCTGGCGCTCGAGTTCGCGCTCGAGTTTCCAAAGCGCACCCAGGCGCTGGCCGTCTTCGCCGCCCCCGCGCGGCAGGGGCCCTGGGCGCGCGCCTGGCAGCACCTGCAACGCGAGGCGGCGCGCCGCGGCGACCTGGCGCTGGGCCGGGCGCTCTCGATGCTCAGCTACCGCCACCCCGCCGGTTTCGACCAGCGCTGGGCGGACGACCCCGTGCAGGCCGAACGCTACCTCGACCACCAGGGGGCCAAGTTCACCCGCAGGTTCTCGGCCGCCAGCTACGCGCTGCTCACCCGGGCGATGGACGCCCACGACGTAGGGCGGGGGCGAGGCGGGCTGGGGGCGGCCCTCGCCCGCCTGAGCGCTCCGGCGGTCTTCGTGGGCATCGACAGCGACCTGCTCTACCCCGCCGCCGAGGTGCGGCGCACCGCCGCCGCGGCGCGTTCCGAGTACGCCGAGATCACCAGCGCCCACGGGCACGACGGCTTCCTGATCGAAAGCGACCAGGTCAGCCGGATCTTGCGCGCCTTCGGGTTTTGA
- a CDS encoding BMP family lipoprotein encodes MKRWAVLGMVLAAFMGLAMAQVRVGIAFDAGGKNDRSFNQSAWEGAQKAAKDLGIELFDFEPSDPSQVIQGIRNFAEEDFDLIIAVGFANQGAIEAVAKEFPDINFAIIDSVVDLPNVASLVFREHEGSFLVGYIAGKLTQTGTVGFVGGMDIPLIHKFEQGYKAGVEYACAEDGVDCNVIINYVGNTPTAWNDPAKAKEIAQAQVSQGADIIYAAAGGSGLGVLDYIKQTQCISGKKFIRDPFRNVPGNPCGADQRPIFLIGVDANQNYLGDTDNNPATLNFVLTSMMKRVDVATYDTIKSVVDGTFSGGIHEFGLENNGVGYALDEYNKALIPQAVVTRLEIIKRKILSGEIKVPSSR; translated from the coding sequence ATGAAACGATGGGCAGTGTTGGGCATGGTATTGGCGGCCTTCATGGGCCTGGCGATGGCGCAGGTTCGTGTGGGTATCGCGTTCGACGCGGGCGGTAAGAACGACCGCAGCTTCAACCAGTCGGCCTGGGAAGGCGCGCAGAAGGCCGCCAAGGACCTGGGCATCGAGCTGTTCGACTTCGAGCCCTCCGATCCCAGCCAGGTGATCCAGGGCATCCGCAACTTCGCGGAGGAGGACTTCGACCTGATCATCGCCGTCGGTTTCGCCAACCAGGGCGCGATCGAGGCGGTGGCCAAGGAGTTCCCCGACATCAACTTCGCGATCATCGACTCGGTGGTCGACCTTCCCAACGTGGCCAGCCTGGTCTTCCGTGAGCACGAGGGTTCGTTCCTGGTCGGCTACATCGCCGGTAAGCTCACCCAGACCGGCACCGTCGGTTTCGTGGGCGGCATGGACATCCCGCTGATCCACAAGTTCGAGCAGGGCTACAAGGCCGGCGTGGAGTACGCCTGCGCCGAGGACGGCGTCGACTGCAACGTCATCATCAACTACGTGGGCAACACCCCCACCGCCTGGAACGACCCGGCCAAGGCCAAGGAGATCGCGCAGGCGCAGGTCTCGCAGGGCGCCGACATCATCTACGCGGCGGCCGGCGGCTCGGGCCTGGGCGTGCTCGACTACATCAAGCAGACCCAGTGCATCAGCGGCAAGAAGTTCATCCGTGACCCCTTCCGCAACGTGCCCGGCAATCCCTGCGGTGCGGACCAGCGCCCGATCTTCCTCATCGGCGTCGACGCCAACCAGAACTACCTGGGCGACACCGACAACAACCCCGCCACCCTCAACTTCGTCCTCACCTCGATGATGAAGCGCGTGGACGTGGCCACCTACGACACCATCAAGAGCGTCGTGGACGGCACCTTCAGCGGCGGCATCCACGAGTTCGGGCTCGAGAACAACGGCGTGGGCTACGCCCTCGACGAGTACAACAAGGCCCTGATCCCGCAGGCGGTGGTGACCCGTCTCGAGATCATCAAGCGCAAGATCCTCAGCGGCGAGATCAAGGTTCCTTCCTCGCGCTAA
- the ligA gene encoding NAD-dependent DNA ligase LigA, with product MTREEAARRVAELTWAIRRHNHLYYVLDRPEISDAEYDALVRELAQLEAAFPELRSPASPTNQVGAGVLGASFEPVTHPTPLYSLDNAFGPEEIAAFEERAARALGSEPPLEYALEYKIDGLSINLLYEDGRLVWGATRGNGRVGEEVTQNLLTVQSIPSRLAGAPPRLEVRGEVYMPREVFLELNRAREEAGELPFKNPRNAAAGAVRQKDPRIAAERRLAAYFYGVGEGAAELGARTQLELLDRLEALGLPVEPHRGRALGAAGVEERYHEMLARRAELPFEADGVTVKLNDLEGQRRLGHTAKSPRWAIAYKFPAEEKETRIESVDFQVGRTGRITPVANLTPVQLDGTTVSRVTLHNKAFIEELDARVGDVVRLHKSGGIIPEILRVVKEKRTGEEAPIVFPDRCPECKAELVEDGKIHRCPNPLCPAKAFQQLRHWASRRAMDVQGLGDKLIEQLLEKGLVQDAADLYRLGKEDLAGLERMGEKSAENLLAQLEASKGRGLERALYGLGIPQVGEALARTLARRFGTIEKLMEAGEEELEAVPDVGPITAAEIRRALADERMRDLIRRLQAAGVSFEARQAQAAEQPLVGLTFVLTGELSRPRAEVKEELEALGAKVAGSVSRKTSYVVAGHGAGSKLAKARQLGVPVLDEAGLAALLAERGADG from the coding sequence GTGACGAGGGAAGAAGCCGCACGGCGCGTGGCCGAGCTGACCTGGGCCATCCGGCGCCACAACCACCTCTACTACGTCCTCGACCGGCCGGAGATCTCCGACGCCGAGTACGACGCGCTGGTGCGCGAGCTGGCCCAGCTGGAGGCCGCCTTTCCGGAGCTGCGCTCGCCCGCCTCCCCCACGAACCAGGTGGGGGCGGGGGTGCTGGGCGCCAGCTTCGAGCCGGTCACCCACCCGACCCCGCTCTACTCGCTGGACAACGCCTTCGGCCCCGAGGAGATCGCCGCCTTCGAGGAGCGCGCCGCCCGGGCGCTGGGCAGCGAGCCGCCGCTGGAGTACGCGCTCGAGTACAAGATCGACGGGCTTTCAATCAACCTCCTCTACGAGGACGGCCGCCTCGTCTGGGGCGCCACCCGCGGCAACGGCCGGGTGGGCGAGGAGGTGACCCAGAACCTGCTCACCGTCCAGAGCATCCCCTCGCGGCTCGCAGGCGCGCCGCCGCGGCTGGAGGTGCGCGGCGAGGTTTACATGCCCCGGGAGGTCTTCCTGGAGCTCAACCGCGCGCGCGAGGAGGCCGGGGAACTGCCCTTCAAGAACCCCCGCAACGCCGCCGCCGGCGCGGTGCGGCAGAAGGACCCCCGCATCGCCGCGGAGCGGCGGCTCGCAGCCTACTTCTACGGCGTGGGCGAGGGGGCCGCCGAGCTGGGCGCGCGCACCCAGCTCGAGCTGCTGGACCGCCTGGAGGCGCTGGGCCTGCCGGTGGAGCCCCACCGCGGCCGCGCGCTGGGCGCCGCCGGGGTCGAGGAGCGCTACCACGAGATGCTCGCCCGCCGGGCCGAGCTGCCCTTCGAAGCCGACGGGGTCACGGTCAAGCTGAACGACCTGGAGGGACAGCGCCGCCTGGGCCACACGGCCAAGTCGCCGCGCTGGGCGATCGCCTACAAGTTCCCCGCCGAGGAGAAGGAAACCCGCATCGAGAGCGTGGACTTCCAGGTGGGGCGCACCGGCCGCATCACCCCGGTGGCCAACCTGACGCCGGTCCAGCTCGACGGCACCACCGTCAGTCGCGTCACCCTGCACAACAAGGCCTTCATCGAAGAGCTGGACGCCCGCGTGGGCGACGTGGTGCGGTTGCACAAGTCGGGCGGCATCATCCCGGAAATCCTGAGGGTCGTGAAGGAAAAGCGGACCGGCGAGGAAGCGCCGATCGTCTTTCCCGACCGTTGTCCCGAGTGCAAGGCCGAGCTGGTGGAGGACGGCAAGATCCACCGCTGCCCCAACCCCCTCTGCCCCGCCAAGGCCTTCCAGCAACTGCGCCACTGGGCAAGCCGCCGCGCCATGGACGTTCAAGGCCTGGGCGACAAGCTGATCGAGCAGCTGCTGGAGAAGGGCCTGGTGCAGGACGCCGCCGACCTCTACCGGCTGGGCAAGGAGGACCTGGCCGGGCTGGAGCGGATGGGCGAGAAGAGCGCCGAGAACCTGCTGGCCCAGCTCGAGGCGAGCAAGGGCCGGGGGCTGGAACGCGCCCTCTACGGCCTCGGCATCCCCCAGGTGGGCGAGGCGCTGGCGCGCACCCTGGCCCGCCGCTTCGGAACGATCGAGAAGCTGATGGAAGCCGGCGAGGAAGAGCTGGAGGCGGTGCCCGACGTGGGCCCGATCACCGCGGCCGAGATCCGCCGGGCGCTCGCGGACGAGCGGATGCGCGACCTGATCCGGCGGCTGCAGGCGGCCGGGGTCAGCTTCGAAGCCAGGCAGGCCCAGGCGGCCGAGCAGCCGCTTGTGGGGCTGACCTTCGTCCTCACCGGCGAGCTGAGCCGCCCGCGGGCCGAGGTGAAGGAGGAGCTCGAGGCGCTCGGGGCCAAGGTGGCCGGCTCGGTGAGCCGCAAGACCAGCTACGTCGTCGCCGGCCACGGCGCCGGCAGCAAGCTCGCGAAGGCCCGGCAGCTGGGCGTGCCGGTGCTCGACGAAGCGGGCCTGGCCGCCCTGCTCGCCGAACGGGGCGCGGACGGGTAG